The Nyctibius grandis isolate bNycGra1 chromosome 14, bNycGra1.pri, whole genome shotgun sequence genome segment GCTGCCACCGCCGGCACGAGTTGTGCCCGTCCTCAGCCCCGCCGAGGCCTGCGCCGCCGAGGAGCGAGTCCCGGCTTGTAGCGAGGCTCCTTCGCTCCGTGCCCATCCCCGGGGCTCCTGGCCGCCGAGCTCCCAGCCCCTCGGCGCCTGCGCCGGGGATGTACCAGCTTGCCTGGCCGGGGCTGCCTTCGCCCTAATAACCGCCTCCCGGGCAGAGCCGCGTCCCCGCTGGCTCGTGGGACCGGGCTGTGACACCGGTGGGGACGGTCCCCGGTGCCAGTCGAGAGCCCGGCTGCCCCGGGGGCAGGAGGTCGCTGCCTCCGGGGGTGCCCGCGGGCTCCCTGTGGGCACggggtgctgctgccaggcCTCCTGCCACCGTCCCCTCGGCTGCTTTCACCTCGTcccgctgccccagccctcGCCAGTGCTTCGGCAGAGCGGGGCCAGTTCTGCACCCACCCCCCCGAGCCCCGCCTGGGGGTGCTGCCTGACAGCTTTTGGGGTGTCCTGGGGGGGGTTGAGCCCTTCCAGGCCGCTCCTCCTCCCCGAGAGGTGACATTCGGTGACGTCCCCACCACCGGTGACCCAGCGCGTGCCGCGCGTCGGGCTCAGCGCTGGTCCTGCCAGGGTTACCGGCCTGACGGGCTGTACCGGAGGGGGCCGGATCCCGTCCTGCCTTCCCACGCCCAAACCTTCCTGCCGAGGCCACGGGAGCCGGCCGCGCCTTATCGCCTTGGCCGTGCCCCAAGGAGCGAGGGTCAGCGCCGCGGCCGCGGGGCCAGCGCCAGCCCCGTCCACCCCCTAccaccctccccagcccttcagggggaaggggctgcggggccgggctcTGTCCCCCCCCTCACCCCGAGCCGTTCCCCACGTATTGTTTTATTTCGGGGCCTGCGGACAAATATTCCTCGATCCCGAGGGGAGGGCGGGAAGTGGCGAACAATGGTCCTGCGAGCCGGCGGCCCCGCTGGGCCctgcggaggggctggggggctgccagCGTCCCCCCGCTGCGGGGCCAGCGAGGGGACCCCCGGCAGAGCGGAGCTGCACCCCTTCTCCTCCCGTGGGGATCGGGGTTGGGCCctgggggggtggcagggggacagcGGGGTGTCCCACCCCATGCTCACGGCCTCACCCAGGGTGGTGTTGAAAAGCGATTAAGTGGTGAGCGCTGGGACgggtccccgtgtccccatgtgtgtgtgtgtgtccccaaCCCCGGCCCTGGGCCGGAGCCGAGGCCGTTGTGGCGCTTCCTGCACAGGAACAAGGCGCTGGGAACACCCGCCGAGGGCCAGGATCCGGCCCCACTCCCGCCCTGCCCCAGCCGTCCGTCGGGAGCGGGGTGCGGAGCCCGTCCCATCATGGGGTGCCCCCCAATGGGTGCTGGATCCCTCCCTGGCATGACCTCCCCTCTGCCACTGCTGTGATGAGTTTGGCTTCTCAGCTGGGCCGGGACGCTGGGTGCCCACCGAAGGGCTAGGTGCTGGGCTGtctcccatgggtgctgggtgggggagggggagtGGTTTGGAGACCCCTTGGGTGCCCACCCTGTCCCTTCCAGGGTACTctgtggggtggggaagggggtgcCAGGGACAGGGGGTTACCTGGGTGAGTCCTGGGGCACCCCGGCAgtgccagcccctctcctgggtgggagggtgggtgctggtggggggagGGCGCAAGAGCAGCCCCCGTCCCCCCAGTCCTGGGGCAGGAAGGGACCGGCCAGTGCGCGCCCTCCCTGCCACCAACAGCTTTTggggggcagccctggccccccGCCGGGCTGGCATGGGGTGCTggcaccccccccaccccaagcatccctggtgctgggtgctgggccGGGGGCTcctgggggggacaggggtgagccaggcagccccaggcCCTGGCGGTGCTGGTTTTGGGGTGCGGCGCACCCTGATACCCCCTCGCACCCAGCCCAGGGGGGTGGTACGGGGAGGAGGGACACGTCCCGGGCTTGGGGGGGGTCGCATTCAGACGCCGTCTCAGCGCCTGGAGCGGCTGAGCCCTGTCTGGCTCGTTACACTGGTGGATGGGGCTGGTCTGCGCCCCCAaaccagcatccccagcccgAGGGACAGTGTGACACGCGGGGCCTGAGGCGGCGCGAGCCCTGCGGCACGGACAGGGCATCAGGTGCTGTTGGGCTGCGCCGAGCCCCGGGGAGCCTCGTGCCTCAGTTCCCCTTCTCCCTCGCAGAGCTGCCGCCCTCCGAGTTCATGCAGGTGGCAGATTCGACGTGGCTGGTGCTCAGCGTCGTCTCCAACGGCCGCGCGCCCTCCGGCTCCCAGGCCACCGGCGTCACCAAGATCGCCCGGTCAGTCATCGCGCCGCTGGCCGAGCACCACGTCTCCGTGCTGATGCTCTCCACCTACCAGACCGACTTCATCCTGGTGAGCGCCGCGCcgtgatgatgatgatggtggtggtggtgcctGGTCCTACCACGGTGGGGACCCCGCTGTCCCCGGCTGGCGGTTGgttgggggctgggggtgccgggCCTGATCCTGCACCCCCGGGCAGGTGCGGGAGCGGGACCTGCCCGTGGTGATCCACACGCTGGCGGGGGAGTTCGACATCTACAAGGAGGAGAGTGGCGAGTGCGTCCCTGTCACCTGCGACGATGCGAGCAACGGCTTCCTCAAGCCCAAGCCAGGTGAGTGACGCTGGGTCTCATGTCCCCCAGGGCCACCTTGTCCCCAAGGCCACCCGGTCCCCGCCATGATGCTCCCAATGGCGGTACCAGCATCCTTGGGGGACCCCCAGGGCCACCCACATCCTTGGGGGACCCCTAAGGGCCACCGCTTTGGCACCCTGAGGGCCACCAAGCTGTGGCTGTGGTGGCCACGGGGTGGCACTGCGGTGCTGTCCCCAAGCTGTCCCCACGCCTGACGGGTGGCTCTCGCCCTGCCAGCCGCCAGCCCCACGCTGCACCCGGTGCAGAGCCCCCAGACCCGCTTCTGCGTCCTCACCGTGGCCCCCGACACGCTGCCCGCCATCGCCACCATGCTCATCGACGTCCTCTTCTACTCCCACAGGTGGgtcccagggatggggacacgaTGGTGGCCCCTTACCCAGTGCCACCCGTGGTGATGTGTCCCCCCCCTTGCTCCCAGTGGCTTTCCAAGCTCTGGGTGCGTGTTGCAAACTGGTTTTGCCCTCCCGAGCatgctggggggctgcagccacgtGGGTGCCACAGGTCCCGCTGCCACCATGGGACACGGGTGACCCAGGGAACGAGCCCCCCAttgcccggggaggggggattGCAAAGCAGGAGGGGGTGGGTTGTGAAAGGCTGGTGGGGACAGCGCTGGGGCGCGGGGATGCTCCTCGCCGGGACATCCCGTGTCCCCTGCGATGAGGTCCCTTCTGGTGGGACCCTCCTGCTCCGCAGGCACCACAGTGCTTCAGGAATGCCCCAAAACCCAGTGTCACCCCTGTCCTGGGTGTGGCCAACACCCGCTGCCCCCCAGCgtgggggctggaggagctgcagacCCCCCGGGCAGCACCCGCTCCCGtcccccctcttctccccacccACTGGCTGGTCCCAGCGTGATGCTCGGAGACACCCAGTGCCACCACTGAGCCCTTGTCCTCCCAATTTTGGGGGTCGTgaccccccccttttccccgCTCCGCAGCCCCCCGAGGGAGGCTGACGCCAGCAGCCAGGACCTCGACTCCATCACCTTCTTCGCCTTCTCCCTCATCGAGGGCTACATCTCCATCGTGATGGATGCCGAGACCCAGAAGCGGTAGGTGCCATCCCCGGGGAcgtccctggggctgggggctcggggacggggcgggggtTACACTCATGGTCCCCCCCCTCTCTCAGGTTCCCCAGCGACCTGCTGCTGACCAGCTCGACGGGGGAGCTGTGGCGCATGGTGCGGATCGGCGGGCAGCCCCTGGGCTTCGGTGAGCGTGGCCGCAGTGgccgtgtcccctccctgtgTCACCACCACCTGTCCTCCCCCTACCCGGGGGGGTGCTTCTGGGTGGTGCTCTCCCTGCATGGTCCCCATGGACGTGCCACCACCCCCtgtcatcctcctcctcctcagaggGTGCTTTGGGGTGATGCTCTCCCTGCGCGGTCCCCACGGCTGTGTCCCCAGGCCACCGCTCACCCCGAGGTCCCTTTGCCTCCCCAGACGAGTGTGGCATCGTGGCGCAGATCGCCGAGCCGTTGGCCGCCGCCGACATTTCGGCCTATTACATCAGCACCTTCAACTTCGATCACGCCTTGGTGAGTCCCTGTCCCTCCCCTGCGAGGGGACCCGCCGCCATGGGggtgtcccccctccctccttggGGTGACACCCCTTTGTGCCCATCCCGGCAGGTCCCCGAGGAGGGCATCGCCGAGGtcatccagctgctgcagcagcgcCAGGAGAGCGGCAGATAGTGGCCGGCTGTCCCCACACCGGGTGGCCCTGAGCGGTGGCATGGGGGgatccccctccctccccacccccctaCTCATTAATTTTAAGGCTCCCCCCGAGTGcggggcagagctgggtgcagcatcgctccctgcctgctggggacgtgaggacatggggacatggtggcTTCGGGGACACGGTGGCCTCGTGGCAGTGGGGCAGTGTcctgtggggggggggagagttGGTGTCCCCGGGGGATATGGGGGGGACATGCCTGAGAGCGGTGATGTGCCaccagggtgctggggtgacagcctgggctggggggaTGTGTCCCCACACCCTGTGTGTGTCCCCACACCCTGTGTGTGTCCCCTTGGGTGGGTGGGGGACAGCCATGATGCTTTGGGGCACCCCTGGACCATCCCCATGGGGGGAAAAAGCCTCCCCAGAGCTGGAGTTCCCCCCCGATACCCCAAAAGTCCCCAAGGCAGAGACGGGGGGGCTgcggctcagccccagccctaTGTCCCCGCCGGGGTGGCCCCGCGCCCCTGCCTGGGCCGTGGCGTTTCGCGGGGGGACGGCGGggaccccccagctcctcccaaGCTGGTGTTTTCACATAGTTTTTAATAAGTCAATAAAAgtcctgttatttttctttccacgTGGCCCTGAGGAGGGGGTGGCCCAGAGCTGGTCCCTGGGATGGTGGCACTGGGTGGGATGGGAGCGGCTGGGGTGCGACAGGGGGACGTGTCACTCTTGTGTCCCCGCTGTAAGGTGACCAGGACAGGGCCAGCTCACCAGCAAGTCCCTGAccctggggaaactgaggcacgggccCCACTCCCCCATTCCTGCCCTGCCCCGTGCTGGGCCAGCTCCCACGGgctgggggaaactgaggcacgaaaGGCTGACCTTGACCCCAGGCCCGGGTCACTGTGTCGCCACATCCTCCCCCAGCACAATGGGGTGCATGGGGTCGGGGCTGTCCCCTCTGGGGTGCCTGAGGGTGCTGTGACCCCCTCGGTGGCCGTGCGGGTGGGTCCCCCGGCCCCTGGGTGCCCCCGGGTGCTGCGCTGGTCAAAGAGCGAGACGCGGCGGAGCACGAGCGCGGTGACACGGCTGGGGGGTCCCTTCCCCCAGGGACAGCGTGGGGGGGCTTGGGCCAGCGGGTGACCGCAGCTCTGCTCCCGTCCTGTCCCCAAATGCCGTCCCAGGCACCACGTGGGGCTGTGCCCGGGTCCCGGCCGCGTCCGCCCTGCGTCAGCTCCCGCACGCTTGCGACCCGTCGGgttcctgccccctccccgggcgcTTTCTTTCCTGTCTCGCTCTCTTCTCCGGAGTCATGGGACACCGGTGACGTGCGCCCGAGCGATGAAGAAATGACATGCGGTCACCGGCGCTATTTTTGTCCCGGTTGGGTATTGCACAGTCCTGCGCCACCCGCTTTCCTCTGGTGGGGTGGCCACCACGGTGgcttcctcccttcccagcccagTGCGGACCCTGCGGGGAGCCCTGGGAGGTGACGGTGCCATGTGGCCATGGGGGATCTGAGGGTGGGTGCTCTCTGCATGCATGGTCCTGCTCACCCAGCCACGGTGCCTGGGGGTCCTGCAGTGGCATCGCACCCGCTGGAGGGCCCACGGGATcagggaggaagggatggaggcatgggtgggtgggtgcgtGGGTGGGTGGATGAAgaggtggatggatggatggatggatggatggatggaaggaaggaaggatgggtTGATGGACAAGTGGATGGATGGATGTATGaagagatggatggatggattgATGGGtggatggaaggatggatggattgATGGTTGGATGGATGAAGAGGTGAATGGACGGGTGGACAgatggatggaaggatggatAGATTGATGGACAGGTGGACAGATGGATGGATGaagagatggatggatggatggttggaTGTACAAGTGGATGGATGGGTGGGCAGGTGGATGGAAGGGGTGGAAGGACAGGTGAATGGATATACaagtggatggatggatgggtagGTGGACATATAGATGGATGTAAAGTTGGTTCattggatggatggatggacaggTAGAtggtagtgacaggacgagggggaatggttttaaactgaaagaggggagattaagatgagatattgggaagaaattctttgctgtgagggtggtga includes the following:
- the CASTOR1 gene encoding cytosolic arginine sensor for mTORC1 subunit 1, giving the protein MDLHILEHRVRVLSLARRGLWLYTHPLLKLLFLPQRCRCKFFSLTETPEDYTIMLDEEGFKELPPSEFMQVADSTWLVLSVVSNGRAPSGSQATGVTKIARSVIAPLAEHHVSVLMLSTYQTDFILVRERDLPVVIHTLAGEFDIYKEESGECVPVTCDDASNGFLKPKPAASPTLHPVQSPQTRFCVLTVAPDTLPAIATMLIDVLFYSHSPPREADASSQDLDSITFFAFSLIEGYISIVMDAETQKRFPSDLLLTSSTGELWRMVRIGGQPLGFDECGIVAQIAEPLAAADISAYYISTFNFDHALVPEEGIAEVIQLLQQRQESGR